Proteins found in one Limnohabitans sp. TEGF004 genomic segment:
- a CDS encoding ABC transporter ATP-binding protein, with protein MSANNIVLNVNGIEVIYNHVILVLKGVSLNVPEGSIVSLLGGNGAGKTTTLRAISNLLQGERGAVTKGSIELRGERIENLTPADLVKRGVVQVMEGRHCFAHLTIEENLLTGSYTRSSKGEIEANLEKVYNYFPRLKTRRTSQAAYTSGGEQQMCAIGRAIMANPSMVLLDEPSMGLAPQIVEEVFNIVKDLNEKEKVTFLIAEQNTNMALKYADYGYIMESGRIVMDGAASDLANNEDVKEFYLGMGGGERKSFKDAKSYKRRKRWLA; from the coding sequence ATGAGCGCCAACAACATCGTTCTCAACGTCAATGGCATTGAAGTCATTTACAACCACGTCATCTTGGTGCTCAAGGGCGTCTCGCTCAATGTGCCAGAAGGCAGCATCGTGTCTTTGCTGGGCGGTAACGGCGCTGGCAAAACCACCACCTTGCGGGCCATTTCCAACTTGCTGCAAGGCGAGCGCGGGGCGGTCACCAAAGGCAGCATTGAGTTGCGCGGCGAACGCATCGAAAACCTGACCCCCGCTGACTTGGTCAAGCGTGGCGTGGTGCAGGTGATGGAAGGCCGTCACTGCTTTGCCCACTTGACCATCGAAGAGAACTTGCTGACTGGCAGCTACACGCGCAGCAGCAAAGGTGAGATTGAAGCCAACTTGGAGAAGGTCTACAACTACTTTCCTCGCTTGAAAACACGCCGCACATCACAAGCTGCCTACACCTCGGGTGGCGAGCAGCAAATGTGCGCGATTGGACGCGCCATCATGGCCAACCCCAGCATGGTGTTGCTCGACGAACCTTCTATGGGCTTGGCCCCGCAAATCGTGGAAGAGGTGTTCAATATCGTGAAAGATTTGAACGAGAAAGAAAAAGTCACTTTTCTCATCGCTGAGCAAAACACCAACATGGCTTTGAAGTACGCCGACTACGGCTACATCATGGAGTCGGGCCGCATTGTGATGGACGGTGCTGCATCTGATCTGGCCAACAACGAAGACGTGAAAGAGTTCTACCTCGGTATGGGCGGAGGTGAGCGCAAGAGCTTCAAAGACGCCAAGAGCTACAAGCGCCGCAAGCGTTGGTTGGCATAA
- a CDS encoding branched-chain amino acid ABC transporter permease encodes MAFFLETLFGGLMAGMLYSLVALGFVLIYKASGVFNFAQGAMVLFAALAMARFGEWIPALTGIDNFVLVNLLAFAGAAAVMFVVAWVIEFLVLRHLVNQEGTTLLMATLGITYFLDGLGQSIFGSDIYKIDVGMPKEPLMLMESTFDGGIMINQEDLVAAFIAAALVALLSVFFQKTTTGRALRAVADDHQAAQSIGIPLNRIWVIVWCVAGVVALVAGMIWGSKLGVQFSLSTVALRALPVVILGGLTSVPGAIIGGLIIGVGEKLSEVFLGPYVGGGIEIWFAYVLALGFLLVRPQGLFGEKIIDRV; translated from the coding sequence ATGGCATTTTTTCTTGAAACCCTTTTCGGCGGCCTCATGGCAGGCATGCTGTATTCGTTGGTGGCCCTCGGCTTCGTGCTGATTTACAAAGCCTCTGGCGTGTTTAACTTTGCGCAAGGTGCGATGGTGTTGTTTGCTGCGCTGGCCATGGCCCGCTTTGGCGAATGGATTCCCGCGCTCACAGGCATCGACAACTTCGTTCTCGTCAACTTGCTCGCCTTCGCTGGCGCTGCTGCTGTGATGTTTGTGGTGGCTTGGGTGATTGAGTTCTTGGTGTTGCGTCACTTGGTGAACCAAGAAGGCACCACTTTGTTGATGGCCACTTTGGGTATCACTTATTTCCTCGACGGTTTGGGGCAATCCATCTTTGGCAGCGACATCTACAAGATCGATGTGGGCATGCCCAAAGAGCCGTTGATGTTGATGGAATCCACCTTTGACGGCGGCATCATGATCAACCAAGAAGACTTGGTGGCTGCGTTCATCGCAGCAGCCTTGGTGGCGTTGCTCAGCGTGTTCTTCCAAAAAACCACCACTGGTCGAGCCTTGCGCGCTGTGGCGGATGACCATCAAGCGGCGCAATCCATTGGTATTCCACTCAACCGTATTTGGGTCATCGTTTGGTGCGTGGCCGGTGTGGTGGCCTTGGTGGCCGGCATGATTTGGGGCTCTAAGTTGGGCGTGCAGTTCTCACTTTCCACCGTGGCTTTGCGTGCTTTGCCTGTGGTGATTTTGGGTGGCCTGACCTCTGTGCCTGGCGCCATCATCGGCGGCTTGATCATCGGTGTTGGCGAGAAATTGTCTGAAGTGTTCCTCGGCCCCTATGTGGGCGGCGGTATTGAAATTTGGTTTGCGTACGTCTTGGCCTTGGGCTTCTTGCTGGTTCGTCCACAAGGTCTGTTTGGCGAGAAGATCATCGACCGCGTGTAA
- a CDS encoding AMP-binding protein yields MQTTFPRLLLKHASERPGAPAMREKEYGIWQTTSWADMAQMVEHMACGLHQAGLTRNEHLVVIGSNRPRLYATMLAAQSLGAIPIPLYQDAAGPECVFPLNNAEVRFCVVEDQEQVDKLLEIREQCPQIAHIFFDDPRGLRKYDEPGLASLEELLAAGAVFAKQHPEFYKDEVEKAHTDDVGAMFFTSGTTGNPKGVVHTHNSLINRAEAGALFDKLTSHEDVLAYLPPAWIGQNIFSYAQWLYCGYVVNCPESAATVTIDLKEVGPTYYFAPPRVFEGLLTSVMIRMEDAGAIKRGMFHYFMDVARKYGPTKMDGKSIGLVGGLLYTLGNFFVYGPLRNNLGMSRVRVAYTAGEAIGPDLFSFYRAIGVNLKQLYGSTETAVFVCLQPDHEARADTVGVPCAGVEIKVADNGEILVKSPGLLKGYYKNDAATAEVLTADGWYHTSDAGFLDAHGHLKIIDRVKDVGRIKGGSNDGAMFAPKYVENKLKFFPHIKEVVAYGDQREKVCVMINIDMEAVGNWAERHNLPYAGYTDLAQKPEVYQLIKECVEKVNADLAADELLAGSQVSRFLVLHKELDADDGELTRTNKVRRGFIAEKYDALVGALYNGATEQFIETVVKFEDGRTGSVSATLKLSDAKTFTPVGKAA; encoded by the coding sequence ATGCAGACCACGTTCCCACGACTGTTACTCAAGCATGCCAGCGAGCGCCCAGGCGCCCCCGCCATGCGCGAGAAGGAATACGGCATTTGGCAAACCACGTCTTGGGCCGACATGGCTCAGATGGTGGAGCACATGGCGTGCGGCTTGCACCAAGCCGGTTTGACACGCAACGAGCATTTGGTGGTGATTGGCTCCAACCGTCCCCGCCTGTACGCCACCATGTTGGCCGCCCAATCGTTGGGCGCGATTCCGATCCCCTTGTACCAAGACGCCGCAGGCCCTGAGTGCGTATTTCCATTGAACAACGCCGAAGTGCGCTTCTGTGTGGTCGAAGACCAAGAGCAAGTCGACAAGCTGTTGGAGATCCGTGAGCAATGCCCGCAAATCGCACACATCTTTTTTGACGATCCTCGCGGTCTGCGCAAGTACGACGAGCCCGGCTTGGCCTCACTCGAAGAGTTGCTCGCTGCTGGTGCCGTGTTTGCCAAGCAACATCCTGAGTTTTACAAAGACGAAGTTGAAAAAGCTCACACGGACGATGTGGGCGCGATGTTCTTCACCTCCGGCACCACGGGCAACCCCAAAGGTGTGGTGCACACGCACAACTCGCTCATCAACCGTGCCGAAGCGGGCGCGCTGTTTGACAAGCTCACCTCGCATGAAGACGTGTTGGCCTATTTGCCACCGGCTTGGATTGGCCAAAACATTTTCAGCTACGCCCAGTGGTTGTATTGCGGCTATGTGGTGAACTGTCCTGAGTCGGCTGCCACCGTCACCATCGACTTGAAAGAAGTCGGCCCCACTTACTACTTCGCACCTCCCCGCGTGTTTGAAGGCTTGCTCACCAGTGTGATGATTCGCATGGAAGATGCAGGCGCGATCAAGCGTGGCATGTTCCATTACTTCATGGATGTGGCCCGCAAATACGGCCCCACCAAGATGGATGGCAAGTCGATTGGTTTGGTGGGCGGCTTGCTCTACACCTTGGGTAACTTCTTTGTGTACGGCCCTTTGCGTAACAACCTCGGCATGAGCCGCGTGCGTGTGGCCTATACCGCAGGTGAAGCGATTGGCCCAGATTTGTTCAGCTTCTACCGCGCCATTGGTGTGAACTTGAAGCAGCTCTACGGTTCTACCGAAACCGCTGTGTTTGTTTGCTTGCAGCCTGACCACGAAGCACGTGCCGACACCGTGGGTGTGCCTTGCGCTGGCGTGGAAATCAAAGTGGCTGACAACGGCGAAATCTTGGTCAAGTCACCCGGCCTGCTCAAAGGCTATTACAAGAACGATGCTGCCACGGCTGAAGTACTGACGGCCGATGGCTGGTACCACACCAGCGACGCCGGTTTCTTGGATGCGCATGGCCACCTGAAGATCATTGACCGCGTCAAAGACGTGGGCCGCATCAAAGGTGGTTCAAACGACGGCGCCATGTTTGCACCCAAGTATGTGGAGAACAAACTCAAGTTCTTCCCGCACATCAAAGAAGTGGTGGCCTATGGCGACCAGCGCGAAAAAGTGTGCGTGATGATCAACATCGACATGGAAGCCGTGGGCAACTGGGCTGAGCGTCACAACTTGCCTTACGCCGGCTATACCGATTTGGCGCAAAAGCCGGAGGTGTATCAGTTGATCAAAGAATGCGTTGAGAAAGTCAACGCAGATTTGGCGGCTGACGAACTTTTAGCCGGCAGCCAAGTGAGCCGCTTCCTCGTCTTGCATAAAGAGTTGGATGCTGACGACGGCGAACTGACACGTACCAACAAAGTGCGTCGCGGTTTCATCGCTGAAAAATACGACGCCTTAGTGGGTGCCTTGTACAACGGTGCCACCGAGCAATTCATTGAAACCGTGGTGAAGTTTGAAGACGGTCGCACTGGCAGCGTGAGCGCCACGCTCAAGCTGTCTGATGCCAAAACCTTCACGCCTGTGGGGAAAGCAGCATGA
- a CDS encoding ABC transporter ATP-binding protein: protein MSKKIGDVILDVKNISLRFGGVKALTDISFNVKEHEVRAIIGPNGAGKSSMLNCINGVYAPQEGSITFRGQTFDHMDSHQVATMGIARTFQNLALFKGMSVLDNIMTGRNLRMKSNILMQALRIGPAENEEMMHREKVERIIDFLEIQAFRKTPVGQLPYGLQKRVDLGRALALEPQVLLLDEPMAGMNVEEKQDMCRFILDVNDEFGTTIVLIEHDMGVVMDISDRVVVLDYGKKIGDGTPDEVRNNEEVISAYLGTSH, encoded by the coding sequence ATGAGCAAGAAAATCGGCGACGTTATCCTTGACGTCAAAAACATCAGTTTGCGTTTCGGTGGCGTCAAGGCGCTGACCGACATTTCGTTCAACGTCAAAGAGCACGAAGTGCGCGCCATCATTGGCCCCAACGGCGCTGGCAAGAGCTCTATGCTCAACTGCATCAACGGTGTGTACGCACCGCAAGAAGGCTCCATCACTTTTCGCGGTCAAACCTTTGACCACATGGACAGCCACCAAGTGGCCACCATGGGCATTGCGCGCACCTTCCAAAACTTGGCCTTGTTCAAAGGCATGAGCGTGCTCGACAACATCATGACCGGCCGTAACCTGCGCATGAAGAGCAACATCCTCATGCAAGCCTTGCGCATTGGCCCGGCCGAAAACGAAGAAATGATGCACCGCGAAAAAGTCGAGCGCATCATCGACTTTTTGGAAATTCAAGCCTTCCGTAAAACGCCTGTGGGCCAGTTGCCTTATGGCTTGCAAAAGCGCGTCGACTTAGGTCGTGCGCTGGCCCTTGAGCCCCAAGTGTTGTTGCTCGATGAGCCGATGGCCGGTATGAACGTGGAAGAGAAGCAAGACATGTGTCGCTTCATCTTGGACGTGAACGACGAATTTGGCACCACCATCGTGTTGATCGAACACGACATGGGCGTGGTGATGGATATTTCTGATCGCGTGGTCGTGCTCGACTACGGCAAGAAGATCGGCGACGGCACCCCCGATGAGGTGCGCAACAACGAGGAAGTCATCAGCGCTTACCTCGGCACTTCACACTAA
- a CDS encoding Crp/Fnr family transcriptional regulator produces MAQTPTVYQRRRSLTEQELKLIPWFGLLKENERNRIESQLVVSDPMPGDYVCRMGRQATYWFGVVEGLLKMSTDSASGRTITFTGVPPGGWFGEGTAIKRETYRYNIMALRRSVVAGLPIDTFHWLLDNSIGFNRFVMNQLNERLAQFIEAREIDRSSDPDVRVARNLAALFNPTLFPGVGEILRITQQELAYLVGLSRQRVNVALNRLEEQGAIRIEYGGMRVLNLAALRASGT; encoded by the coding sequence ATGGCGCAAACACCCACCGTTTACCAGCGACGACGCTCTCTCACGGAGCAAGAGCTCAAGCTCATCCCGTGGTTTGGCTTGCTCAAAGAAAACGAGCGCAACCGCATCGAATCGCAGCTGGTGGTGAGCGACCCCATGCCTGGTGACTACGTGTGCCGCATGGGGCGCCAAGCCACGTATTGGTTTGGCGTGGTGGAAGGTCTGTTGAAGATGAGCACGGACAGCGCCAGCGGGCGCACCATCACCTTCACGGGTGTGCCGCCCGGTGGTTGGTTTGGTGAGGGCACGGCCATCAAGCGCGAGACCTACCGCTACAACATCATGGCCCTTCGCCGCAGCGTGGTGGCGGGGCTGCCAATTGACACGTTTCATTGGTTGCTGGACAACTCGATTGGGTTCAACCGCTTTGTGATGAACCAACTCAACGAACGCTTAGCGCAATTCATTGAGGCTCGCGAGATTGACCGCTCCAGCGATCCAGATGTGCGCGTGGCACGCAACTTGGCAGCGCTGTTCAACCCCACTTTGTTTCCGGGCGTGGGCGAGATTTTGCGCATCACGCAGCAAGAGCTGGCCTACCTGGTGGGCCTGTCGCGCCAACGTGTGAACGTGGCACTGAATCGATTGGAAGAACAAGGCGCGATTCGCATTGAATACGGCGGCATGCGCGTGCTGAACCTTGCCGCGCTGCGCGCCAGCGGCACTTAG
- a CDS encoding branched-chain amino acid ABC transporter permease: MFYRENGQFKTTYKEDQQIFPITQDRIGVLLLIAFAFIGVPMLADEYMLRAILIPFLILSLAALGVNILVGYCGQISLGSGAFMAVGAYAAYNFFVRIDGMPLILAVLMGGFFATLVGMFFGIPSLRVKGLYLAVATLAAQFFCDWAFLRIKWFTNDSASGTASVADLQVFGMPINTPFEKYTFCLAFLVVFGLLAKNLVRSAIGREWMAIRDMDVAAAVIGIRPMYAKLSAFAVSSFIVGVAGALWAFVYLGSWEPAAFSVDRSFQLLFMVILGGMGSIMGSFFGAAFIVVLPIIINLVLPSLGAVVGVEVSTAALTHAEQMIFGALIVWFLIVEPHGLAKLWSVGKQKLRLWPFPH, translated from the coding sequence ATGTTTTACAGAGAAAACGGTCAATTCAAAACGACTTACAAGGAAGACCAGCAAATCTTCCCGATCACGCAAGACCGCATTGGTGTGTTGCTGCTCATTGCCTTTGCATTCATCGGCGTGCCCATGCTCGCTGACGAATACATGTTGCGTGCGATTTTGATTCCCTTCCTCATCTTGTCGCTCGCCGCTTTGGGCGTGAACATCTTGGTGGGTTACTGCGGTCAGATCTCTTTGGGGTCAGGCGCTTTCATGGCTGTGGGCGCGTATGCCGCTTACAACTTCTTTGTGCGTATCGATGGCATGCCACTCATCTTGGCTGTGCTGATGGGAGGCTTCTTCGCCACGCTGGTGGGTATGTTCTTTGGCATTCCTAGCTTGCGTGTGAAGGGCCTGTACTTGGCCGTCGCCACATTGGCTGCGCAGTTCTTCTGTGACTGGGCGTTCTTGCGCATCAAATGGTTCACCAACGACTCAGCATCTGGCACAGCCTCTGTGGCCGATTTACAAGTGTTTGGCATGCCCATCAACACACCTTTTGAGAAGTACACCTTCTGTCTGGCCTTTTTGGTGGTGTTTGGTTTGCTCGCTAAAAACTTGGTGCGCAGTGCCATTGGCCGTGAGTGGATGGCCATCCGCGACATGGACGTGGCCGCTGCCGTGATTGGCATTCGCCCCATGTACGCCAAGCTCAGTGCATTTGCCGTGAGTTCGTTCATTGTGGGTGTAGCGGGCGCTTTGTGGGCCTTCGTTTACTTGGGTTCTTGGGAGCCTGCGGCTTTCTCGGTCGACCGTTCATTCCAATTGCTGTTCATGGTCATCTTGGGTGGCATGGGCTCCATCATGGGTAGCTTCTTTGGCGCTGCGTTCATCGTGGTGCTGCCGATCATCATCAACTTGGTCTTGCCATCGCTGGGTGCCGTGGTGGGGGTCGAGGTCAGCACTGCCGCTTTGACACATGCTGAACAAATGATCTTCGGTGCTTTGATTGTTTGGTTCTTGATCGTCGAGCCTCACGGCTTGGCCAAGTTGTGGAGTGTGGGCAAACAAAAGCTGCGTCTGTGGCCTTTCCCTCACTGA
- the htpG gene encoding molecular chaperone HtpG: MTKQTHSFQAEVSQLLHLVTHSLYSNKEIFLRELVSNASDACDKLRYEGLNNDALFEGNADLEVRVSFDKDARTLTIADNGIGMSQEEAIAHLGTIAKSGTREFMGKLSGDQKTDAKDQGALIGQFGVGFYSGYIVADRITVESRRAGLKAEEGVRWSSTGTGDFEVETITQAERGTKIILHLRDDAEEYLSAWKLKSVINKYSDHISLPIRMRKEEWKEGENDQPGEMVLTDEWETVNQANALWARPKKDVSDEQHAEFYKHISHDFEPPLAWSHNRVEGSTEYTQLLYIPGKAPMDLFNREKKAGLKLYVKRVFIMDDAEALMPSYLRFIKGVVDSADLPLNVSRELLQESRDVKAIREGNTRRVLAVLEDLAKYDKAPVAGDDGVADVLSDEDKAKEGKYSQFYAEFGAVLKEGLGEDFANKDKLAKLLRFASTSTDTVSVSFADYKARMKEGQEAIYYITADTLAAAKNSPQLEVFRKKGIEVLLMTDRVDEWALNFVQEFDGTPMQSVAKGAVDLGSLQDEAEKKAAEDAAENFKPVLAKLKEALKDKADDVRVTTRLVDSPACLVVKDHGMSMQLARMLKQAGQQAPEMKPILEVNAEHALVKKLSGDANPNFNDLAHILFDQALLAEGGLPDDPAAYVKRVNALLV, translated from the coding sequence ATGACCAAACAAACCCATTCCTTCCAAGCCGAAGTCTCACAACTGCTGCACCTCGTCACGCATTCGCTGTATTCGAACAAAGAAATCTTCTTGCGCGAACTGGTGTCCAACGCCTCTGATGCCTGCGACAAGCTGCGCTACGAAGGCCTGAACAACGATGCCTTGTTTGAAGGCAACGCCGACCTTGAAGTGCGCGTGAGTTTTGACAAAGACGCTCGCACCCTGACCATTGCCGACAACGGCATTGGCATGAGTCAAGAAGAAGCCATTGCCCACCTCGGAACGATTGCCAAGAGCGGCACGCGCGAATTCATGGGCAAACTCAGCGGCGACCAGAAGACCGATGCCAAAGACCAAGGCGCTTTGATTGGCCAGTTTGGTGTGGGTTTTTACTCGGGTTACATCGTGGCCGACCGCATCACGGTGGAATCTCGCCGCGCAGGCCTGAAGGCAGAGGAAGGCGTGCGCTGGAGCAGCACCGGCACGGGCGACTTTGAGGTGGAGACCATCACCCAAGCAGAGCGCGGCACAAAAATCATTCTCCACCTGCGTGACGATGCCGAGGAATACCTGAGCGCGTGGAAGCTCAAGTCGGTCATCAACAAATACTCTGACCACATTTCTTTGCCCATCCGCATGCGCAAAGAAGAATGGAAAGAGGGCGAGAACGACCAACCCGGCGAAATGGTGCTGACCGACGAGTGGGAAACCGTCAACCAAGCCAACGCGCTTTGGGCACGCCCCAAGAAGGATGTGAGCGACGAGCAGCACGCCGAGTTCTACAAGCACATCAGCCACGATTTTGAGCCACCTTTGGCTTGGAGCCACAACCGGGTGGAAGGCAGCACCGAATACACACAGCTGTTGTACATCCCAGGCAAGGCGCCGATGGACTTGTTCAACCGCGAAAAGAAAGCAGGCTTGAAGTTGTATGTGAAGCGCGTGTTCATCATGGACGACGCCGAAGCGCTGATGCCCTCTTACCTGCGCTTCATCAAAGGCGTGGTGGACTCGGCCGATTTGCCACTGAACGTGAGCCGCGAATTGCTGCAAGAAAGCCGTGACGTCAAAGCCATTCGCGAAGGCAACACCCGCCGTGTGTTGGCCGTGCTGGAAGACTTAGCCAAGTACGACAAAGCACCTGTTGCGGGCGACGATGGCGTGGCTGATGTGTTGAGTGACGAAGACAAAGCCAAAGAAGGCAAGTACAGCCAGTTCTATGCAGAATTTGGCGCGGTGCTGAAAGAAGGCTTGGGCGAAGACTTTGCCAACAAAGACAAGCTCGCCAAACTGCTGCGTTTTGCCAGCACTTCAACGGACACCGTAAGCGTGTCCTTCGCAGACTACAAGGCACGTATGAAAGAAGGCCAAGAGGCCATTTACTACATCACCGCTGACACATTGGCTGCCGCCAAGAACAGCCCGCAACTGGAAGTGTTCCGCAAAAAAGGCATCGAGGTTTTGCTGATGACCGACCGCGTGGACGAGTGGGCCTTGAACTTTGTGCAAGAGTTTGATGGCACGCCCATGCAATCTGTCGCCAAAGGTGCGGTGGACTTGGGCTCGCTGCAAGATGAAGCTGAGAAGAAAGCTGCGGAAGATGCTGCTGAAAACTTCAAGCCTGTATTGGCCAAGCTCAAAGAAGCTTTGAAAGACAAAGCCGACGATGTGCGCGTGACCACGCGCTTGGTCGACTCACCTGCTTGCTTGGTAGTCAAAGACCACGGCATGTCCATGCAATTGGCTCGCATGCTCAAACAAGCTGGGCAACAAGCGCCTGAGATGAAACCCATCTTGGAAGTCAATGCTGAACACGCTTTGGTCAAGAAACTCAGCGGTGACGCCAACCCCAACTTCAACGACTTGGCGCACATTTTGTTTGACCAAGCTTTGTTGGCTGAAGGTGGTTTGCCAGATGATCCTGCCGCCTATGTGAAACGGGTGAACGCACTCTTGGTGTAA
- a CDS encoding pseudouridine synthase: MSDTPTELTRLNKRMAELGLCSRREADAWIDQGWVLVNGRPAEMGVKVGPNDRVEVDPRAKGHQDTQVTILLHKPMGYVSGQAEDGHEPAIMLINPRTHWAGDSSKRRFTPTQLRSLAPSGRLDIDSTGLLVLTQDGRVARQLIGEDSEMEKEYLVRVTYTGQENIAAATAASATYGGRANQLSAIGDHDRVTNNVQSVFPKAQLERLRHGLSLDGKPLKRAQVEWQNPEQLRFVLTEGKKRQIRRMCEQVGLQVVGLKRIRIGHVQLGQLPAGQWRYLGAHERF; this comes from the coding sequence ATGTCAGACACCCCCACAGAACTCACACGCCTCAACAAACGCATGGCCGAACTTGGCCTTTGCTCACGCCGCGAGGCCGACGCGTGGATAGATCAAGGCTGGGTGTTGGTCAACGGCCGTCCCGCCGAAATGGGCGTGAAAGTGGGCCCCAATGACCGTGTGGAGGTGGACCCACGCGCCAAGGGGCACCAAGACACACAAGTCACGATCCTCCTGCACAAGCCCATGGGCTACGTGAGCGGGCAAGCCGAAGACGGGCATGAGCCCGCGATCATGTTGATCAACCCTCGCACGCATTGGGCGGGCGACTCATCCAAGCGACGCTTCACGCCCACACAGTTGCGCAGCCTCGCCCCATCGGGCCGACTCGACATCGACTCCACAGGCTTGTTGGTGTTGACGCAAGACGGCCGCGTCGCACGTCAACTGATCGGCGAAGACTCGGAGATGGAAAAAGAATATTTGGTGCGCGTGACCTACACCGGTCAAGAAAACATTGCCGCAGCCACCGCTGCATCCGCCACCTATGGCGGCAGAGCCAACCAACTCAGCGCCATTGGCGACCACGATCGCGTGACCAACAATGTCCAGTCGGTATTTCCAAAGGCTCAACTCGAACGCTTACGCCACGGCTTGAGCTTGGACGGCAAGCCCCTCAAACGTGCCCAGGTGGAATGGCAAAACCCAGAGCAACTTCGGTTTGTGCTGACCGAAGGCAAGAAGCGCCAAATTCGCCGCATGTGCGAACAAGTCGGCCTTCAGGTCGTGGGCCTCAAGCGCATTCGCATCGGGCACGTCCAACTGGGGCAACTGCCTGCTGGGCAATGGCGCTACCTGGGTGCCCACGAGCGCTTTTGA
- a CDS encoding ABC transporter substrate-binding protein, translated as MKIRSLMMAVAVAATGLTSAVVTTSAQAQAKEQFFPVLPYRTGAYAPNGVPWANGYADYLKVINARDGGINGVKISFEECDTAYATDRGVECYERLKGKSQGAIFQPLSTGITFALTEKAPNDKNSLITGGYGRSESSDGQVFKWNFPLMGTYWSGADIIMQHITKKEGGNIKGKKIALVYHDSPYGKEPIPLLQERAKMQGFDLQLLPVTAPGVEQKATWLQVRQARPDYVLLWGWGVMNSAALKEAVATGYPREKMYGVWWSAAEPDVKDVGEAAKGYNGLVVTGEGGKIIADIKTHVHGKKTGTGPVEEVGSTLYNRGMVSAALAVEGVRQAQTRFGKGKVMTGEQIRWGLENLTLDQKALDKLGLGTVMKPLSTSCLDHEGSRSARVHTWDGKKWNFTSDWIEADESIIKPLVKQFADKYATEKKLTRRTAADCQS; from the coding sequence ATGAAAATTCGTTCCCTCATGATGGCCGTGGCCGTTGCAGCAACTGGCTTGACCAGCGCTGTGGTCACCACATCCGCTCAAGCGCAAGCCAAAGAGCAGTTCTTCCCAGTGTTGCCTTACCGCACTGGCGCTTATGCACCCAACGGTGTGCCATGGGCCAACGGCTATGCCGACTATTTGAAAGTCATCAACGCACGCGATGGCGGCATCAACGGCGTGAAGATCTCTTTTGAAGAGTGCGACACCGCCTATGCCACAGACCGTGGCGTGGAATGCTACGAGCGCTTGAAAGGCAAATCACAAGGCGCGATCTTCCAGCCTTTGTCGACTGGCATCACCTTCGCTTTGACTGAGAAAGCACCGAACGACAAAAACTCGCTCATCACTGGCGGCTATGGCCGTTCAGAGTCCAGCGATGGTCAAGTGTTCAAGTGGAACTTCCCATTGATGGGCACCTATTGGTCTGGCGCTGACATCATCATGCAGCACATCACCAAAAAAGAAGGTGGCAACATCAAGGGCAAGAAGATCGCTTTGGTCTACCACGACAGCCCATACGGCAAAGAGCCAATCCCACTCTTGCAAGAGCGCGCCAAGATGCAAGGTTTCGACCTGCAACTTTTGCCCGTGACAGCACCTGGTGTTGAGCAAAAAGCCACTTGGTTGCAAGTGCGTCAAGCCCGTCCTGACTACGTCTTGCTGTGGGGCTGGGGCGTGATGAACTCAGCTGCTTTGAAAGAAGCTGTGGCCACAGGCTACCCACGCGAAAAAATGTACGGCGTGTGGTGGTCAGCTGCTGAGCCAGACGTCAAAGACGTGGGCGAAGCTGCCAAAGGCTACAACGGCTTGGTGGTCACAGGTGAAGGCGGCAAGATCATTGCTGACATCAAGACACACGTGCATGGCAAAAAGACAGGCACAGGCCCCGTGGAAGAAGTGGGTTCAACCCTCTACAACCGTGGCATGGTCAGCGCAGCTTTGGCTGTGGAAGGTGTTCGCCAAGCCCAAACGCGTTTTGGCAAAGGCAAGGTCATGACGGGTGAACAAATCCGTTGGGGCTTGGAGAACTTGACGCTCGACCAAAAAGCACTCGACAAGCTCGGCTTGGGCACGGTCATGAAACCACTCAGCACTTCGTGCTTAGACCACGAAGGTTCACGTTCTGCACGTGTTCACACATGGGACGGTAAGAAGTGGAACTTCACCTCTGACTGGATCGAGGCCGATGAATCCATCATCAAGCCATTGGTCAAGCAGTTCGCAGACAAGTACGCCACTGAGAAAAAACTCACACGTCGTACAGCTGCAGATTGCCAGTCTTAA